In Miscanthus floridulus cultivar M001 chromosome 19, ASM1932011v1, whole genome shotgun sequence, the DNA window GGAAGAGAAGTTTTTCCGATAATTAGATTTAACAAACATGAAATATAGCGGTAACTACAGGAGCATAATAATGCATTCCCTTGGCTATTCAATGTTAGCGTGCACCTTACAACCGCCGCCTAGAAACTATGTCCACGATCCCCCTTCTAGTACACACTCATATGATACAAAGCATATATACATTCTCTCGCCAAGCGGTGCAAAAGCAAAACAGAAACAATTACAGGGAACTTACATAGGTAAAATCTTGCTCAGAGTTGCCATTAGATACCTTGCCTCCATTATATATACAAAAATCTCAACTCCTGCAGAAAACTATAGTCTTGAACGTCGGAAGTACCTGATGGGATTGAATGGACCAAGTTGCCGGGCAGAAGCAAATGTTGGTCGTCCATTCGGGGACACTGTTGGCTTGATGTCCCATCCTTCAACATTTTTCGGAACACAAACATCAAACAGGATTTGGCCAAGGACTCCTTTAGGCTCCATGCAGGGTGGATGGGACATGTTGCGCCTCTGATCCTCAATCAGAGAACCAGGTTCCCGAGATTCATCATGATCCTTCGAACTTGGCAAGAAGAAGTGATCACTAGGACTGTTAGCTACCCTTCTTAAGCTCTCATTTGAATTGGCTGCAGCATTGTGTAGACTGCACACCGAGTGCGCTATCTTGTACTCCTGGTCACCAGCCATATTTGAGTCATATAGTTGGCTTCGGTGGCAGAAGGTAACAAGAGCCTTCTTCAACATAACATCTACAGCTGTTCTGTATTCAGTTTCATGTGAATTGTAATGGTCTGCAAGTAATCAGAAAAGTGATTTGATTATCTGTAAAATGTGACATAATGTCTGGCAGCAGAGAAGAAAAATTTGAGGTTTCAAGTTGACCCACATATCTGCAGCAGCTAGACCGTGTGTATTATAATGTTGTCTCGTACTATTCTAGTGTGACCATCCTAATGCCTAAAGCTATAAGGCGGGCATGGAAATTTCCTTCCGCTTGTCATTTCCTCAACATTTATGAGTAAACTCCCATACCAAATATTATGTGTCCCTGAGAAATTGGCAACAGAGGAATTGGCAACAGCCCCAATCCAGGTATAGGAACATGTGGTTGAAGTCAGCCTTATAAAAAATTGGAGTACGAATAAATCATTACATTCAAGTGTTAATTGCTCATGGATGTGGTACATATTGGACTTGTTTTTTGTCTCGAATAGTTGTGCAATTGTactgacaacaacaacaacaacaacaaagcctttaagtcccaaacaagttggggtaggctaaatCAATACGTGAGATTAATGCCACGTCTTGGAAAGAAGCTGCATTGGTTTCATTCATATTCAAGTTACAAATGAGTTATTTATCAATAGCAGTAAAGACAAGATAAGAACCATACCGACATGTTGGGAGTCACTCCATTTCTTAAGATTAACCTCCGTGCCTAGTTCAATCAAACGCCTTGCAAAACCACAGATAATGTGGCATGGAGCAAGATTATCATCTTCTGAGCAAAATATAAGAACAGGACCCAATCCCTGCAAGAACAATAAATGAAAAATATCATAAGTATCAAAGATGGTATATGATAAATATCACAGATAAAACAGAACTTACTGCTGCTGAGTATAGTGTGTGCCAGTACTCTGCACGCTGAGCTTCAATCCTGCTTGGGAAGAGAGTATCCATGCCAGAAGCTAGAGCCTTTGCCATCCATGAACGTAATATAGTTGACTGAGATGAATTTCCAAAAGCCTGGGTGCCCACATCACTGACAAAATCTACAGGGCTAGAGTCATAAATTTGCCCGCAGATACAGTTTCTCACTAACCGATAGTCCTTCTGCACTTGAAAATTTttatgtcaagaaactcaacatctTAGCCAAGAAATTAAGAGCAGTGGCCCAAATAGCTAATCTCCACCCAATGGTGAACCACATATATTAATAATAAACAGATCTATGTTAGCTGAACAAACTAATCAAACATACACAGTAAATATTTTATCTCAAGATAAATTCAAGATGATGACTGACAAATATAATGATGAAGATGGACTTCACAAAATCCATCATTGCAGCTGATACAAATCATGAACACAAAACTACATACTAGTTGAAGGTACAACCCAGAAAGTACAAAGTTAACATTTAAGGACAGGGTTATCACTGATGAAGGACAAAGAAAACATTCAACATACTAAAGCAAAGCATAGTTCGTCACACTAAACAACCGGAAGAAACTATAGCTTAGCAGTACCTAATCCATATGACCATTGATACACTGTTACTTTGTTAGCTATAAGTCTCAACGTGTCCCTAAAACAGTTCAATTAAGATTTCTTCATAGGTTCCAATGTCCTTCCCTACTTGTATTGACAGAAATGTATGTTGAAATCAATGAATAAGAAAGGCATCACATACCATGGTTGCATCTCCTTCACATATTCCATCTAGTAACTGGAAAATCCAAGAAATTCAGTCATTTCAACTGGGACAAGTGATTTCTTTTTCATTAGAAAAAAGACAGATGATTCTATTTACAAATGGCAGTTAAGATTAAATCATAAAAGAAATTTAGTGATAACGCACCTGAATAACCTTGTACATGCATCCCTTTGAGCCACCAGAAAAGGAAGCAAGAACAGTTGGCACAGGTTTTACTCTCAGTTCCTGAAACCAGCATTCCATGTTATTCCTGGGTGGGAATTATGTATAGTACAAAAAAAGTAAGCAGATCAATGATTTTCTAGATTCAGGATTCCTATTTCCCAACAGCTTAAACAGTCCTCCAGTAGATCAGAATTCAGAGGTATCATAGACAAACATGCAAGTAGTTCAGTTCTCAATCAGTAGTAAGGTCACATAGAGCCAGAGGTGGCAGGATTAAAAGATAATACAAAAGCAATGTAACGTAATAAGATAAAATAATTATATAAATTATAATGTGCTTGCATTCTAAGGATCTCATAGGTTGAGTACAAATGATAACAAAGAGTTAAAAGAGACAATGCCTAGTGCATTACACGATAGTGTGAATACAGGAAAAAGACCTAATAAAGTACTGTTACTTGCTAAAAAAACAAGAAGCATGCAATTTTTATTTCTCCACCCTTTAACAGAATTTCTGTCCACTTAATGTACTGTTTGATATCTGTAACACAATAATAAGGGAGAAAAAATACTTACCT includes these proteins:
- the LOC136527517 gene encoding uncharacterized protein, translating into MWPGCGGRFYWAPESAPQAGQARGVAVLFAWVWSDEAQLRPFVELYSSLGWRCLVCHPDLVALYLSEKATSLATGVISELVKELRVKPVPTVLASFSGGSKGCMYKVIQLLDGICEGDATMKDYRLVRNCICGQIYDSSPVDFVSDVGTQAFGNSSQSTILRSWMAKALASGMDTLFPSRIEAQRAEYWHTLYSAAGLGPVLIFCSEDDNLAPCHIICGFARRLIELGTEVNLKKWSDSQHVDHYNSHETEYRTAVDVMLKKALVTFCHRSQLYDSNMAGDQEYKIAHSVCSLHNAAANSNESLRRVANSPSDHFFLPSSKDHDESREPGSLIEDQRRNMSHPPCMEPKGVLGQILFDVCVPKNVEGWDIKPTVSPNGRPTFASARQLGPFNPIRYFRRSRL